Proteins encoded together in one Numida meleagris isolate 19003 breed g44 Domestic line chromosome 17, NumMel1.0, whole genome shotgun sequence window:
- the TEN1 gene encoding CST complex subunit TEN1 isoform X1, producing MLGAPCLHTELSGEPSELLQPFAWGTWAQEEFWDAVNLVLVQEQSGRSSDVLLQSQRWLREMLPSAGVYYFPWEINSSIPEGEALRTFGRLSCYDLARSEAILSTQHGSAQHHIHINTALVEPFGAQLGSLYVVLGEAEHREGESPVIKARILTCVEGMNVPLLEQAIQEQRKYFQERQQRMESGTS from the exons ATGCTCGGGGCCCCCTGCCTGCACACAGAGCTCAGCGGGGAACCTAGcgagctcctgcagccctttgCATGGGGGACCTGGGCACAAGAGGAGTTTTGGGATGCTGTTAACCTGGTTCTGGTTCAGGAACAGAGTGGCAGGAGCTCAGATGTGCTTTTGCAGAGCCAGAGGTGGTTGCGTGAGATGCTGCCAAGCGCTGGAGTGTACTACTTCCCTTGGGAGATCAACAGCTCCATCCCAGAGGGGGAAGCACTGAGGACATTTGGCAG GCTAAGCTGCTACGACCTGGCCCGGTCCGAAGCCATTCTCAGCACTCAGCACGGCTCAGCCCAGCACCACATCCACATCAACACCGCACTGGTAGAACCGTTTGGAGCCCAGCTGGGATCTCTCTACGTGGTCCTGGGAGAGGCTGAACACAGGGAAG GTGAGAGTCCTGTGATAAAAGCCCGAATATTGACCTGTGTGGAAGGGATGAACGTACCCCTCCTGGAACAGGCCATCCAGGAGCAGAGGAAGTATTTCCAGGAGAGGCAGCAGCGGATGGAATCTGGCACATCTTGA
- the TEN1 gene encoding CST complex subunit TEN1 isoform X2 — protein sequence MLPSAGVYYFPWEINSSIPEGEALRTFGRLSCYDLARSEAILSTQHGSAQHHIHINTALVEPFGAQLGSLYVVLGEAEHREGESPVIKARILTCVEGMNVPLLEQAIQEQRKYFQERQQRMESGTS from the exons ATGCTGCCAAGCGCTGGAGTGTACTACTTCCCTTGGGAGATCAACAGCTCCATCCCAGAGGGGGAAGCACTGAGGACATTTGGCAG GCTAAGCTGCTACGACCTGGCCCGGTCCGAAGCCATTCTCAGCACTCAGCACGGCTCAGCCCAGCACCACATCCACATCAACACCGCACTGGTAGAACCGTTTGGAGCCCAGCTGGGATCTCTCTACGTGGTCCTGGGAGAGGCTGAACACAGGGAAG GTGAGAGTCCTGTGATAAAAGCCCGAATATTGACCTGTGTGGAAGGGATGAACGTACCCCTCCTGGAACAGGCCATCCAGGAGCAGAGGAAGTATTTCCAGGAGAGGCAGCAGCGGATGGAATCTGGCACATCTTGA
- the CDK3 gene encoding cyclin-dependent kinase 3, protein MEAFQQVFQKVEKIGEGTYGVVYKARNKRTGQLVALKKIRLDAETEGVPSTAIREISLLKELKHPNIVRLLDVVHSQKKLYLVFEYLNQDLKKYIDSSQTGEFPLSLVKNYLFQLLQGVSFCHSHRVIHRDLKPQNLLINEAGAIKLADFGLARAFGVPLRTYTHEVVTLWYRAPEILLGCKYYSTAVDMWSIGCIFAEMVTRKALFQGDSEIDQLFRIFRTLGTPTEATWPGVSQLPDYKGDFPQWARKELKEIVPNLDRRGRDLLAQLLLYDPSRRISAKAALSHQYFF, encoded by the exons ATGGAGGCCTTCCAGCAGGTGTTCCAGAAGGTGGAGAAGATCGGGGAGGGCACTTATGGTGTGGTGTACAAGGCTCGCAACAAACGCACGGGGCAGCTGGTGGCCCTCAAGAAGATCCGCTTGGATGC GGAGACAGAGGGcgtccccagcactgccatccGAGAAATCTCGCTGTTGAAGGAGCTGAAGCATCCCAACATAGTCAG GCTTCTGGATGTTGTGCACAGCCAGAAGAAGCTGTATCTTGTATTTGAGTATCTCAATCAGGACCTGAAGAAATACATAGACTCTTCTCAAACTGGAGAGTTTCCTTTAAGCTTGGTCAAG AATTaccttttccagctgctgcagggtgtGAGCTTTTGCCACTCCCACAGAGTCATCCACAGGGACTTGAAGCCACAGAACTTGCTCATTAATGAAGCGGGAGCAATCAAGCTGGCTGATTTTGGGCTTGCAAGAGCTTTTGGAGTTCCCCTGCGCACATACACTCATGAG GTGGTGACTTTGTGGTATCGAGCTCCTGAAATACTCCTGGGATGCAAATACTATTCAACAGCTGTGGATATGTGGAGTATCGGCTGCATCTTTGCCGAAATG gtgaCCAGGAAGGCCCTGTTTCAAGGGGACTCTGAGATCGATCAGCTCTTCCGGATCTTTCGCACCCTGGGCACTCCCACCGAAGCGACCTGGCCTGGGGTGTCGCAGCTGCCTGACTACAAAGGGGACTTTCCCCAGTGGGCAAGGAAAGAGTTGAAGGAAATTGTCCCCAACTTAGATCGACGTGGCAGAGACCTGCTGGCG CAATTGCTCCTGTACGACCCCAGCAGACGTATCTCAGCCAAGGCAGCCCTCAGTCACCAGTACTTCTTTTAG